A single region of the Halobacterium wangiae genome encodes:
- the hisI gene encoding phosphoribosyl-AMP cyclohydrolase, producing MDFDVELDFGDDGLVPVVAQDTDGEVVMLAYADREAVERTAETGRAHYYSRSREELWEKGATSGNTQEIQEIRVDCDGDALLYVVEQSVGACHTGYESCFYRTLDGDVVGEKVFDPDDVY from the coding sequence ATGGACTTCGACGTCGAACTCGACTTTGGCGACGACGGCCTCGTCCCCGTCGTCGCCCAGGACACCGACGGCGAGGTGGTGATGCTCGCGTACGCCGACCGCGAGGCCGTCGAGCGCACCGCCGAGACCGGCCGGGCGCACTACTACTCGCGCTCCCGCGAGGAACTGTGGGAGAAGGGCGCGACCAGCGGCAACACCCAGGAGATCCAGGAGATCCGCGTGGACTGCGACGGCGACGCACTGCTGTACGTCGTCGAGCAGTCCGTTGGCGCCTGCCACACTGGGTACGAGTCGTGTTTCTACCGCACGCTCGACGGCGACGTCGTGGGCGAGAAGGTGTTCGACCCCGACGACGTGTACTGA
- the hisA gene encoding 1-(5-phosphoribosyl)-5-[(5-phosphoribosylamino)methylideneamino]imidazole-4-carboxamide isomerase, producing the protein MTFDAFEVVPAVDVQDGEVVQLVAGERGTGRQYGDPVEAATRWVEAGAETLHLVDLDGAFEGARANADAIGRILDATDVGVQVGGGIRTVEDATDLLERGVDRVILGTAAVETPEIVGEISAEHPGSVVVSLDAKDGEVVVEGWTEGTGLDPVEAAGRYADLGAGAILFTNVDVEGQQTGVRTEPVRELAASVDIPIIASGGVADVEDVVELRDAGAAAVVVGTALYEGNFTLEEAQQAVA; encoded by the coding sequence ATGACCTTCGACGCCTTCGAGGTGGTGCCGGCGGTAGACGTCCAGGACGGGGAAGTCGTCCAGCTCGTAGCCGGCGAACGCGGGACCGGCCGGCAGTACGGCGACCCGGTCGAGGCCGCCACGCGGTGGGTCGAGGCGGGCGCCGAGACGCTCCACCTCGTCGACCTCGACGGCGCCTTCGAGGGCGCACGAGCGAACGCCGACGCTATCGGGCGCATCCTCGACGCGACCGACGTCGGCGTGCAGGTCGGCGGCGGCATCCGTACCGTCGAGGACGCCACGGACCTCCTGGAGCGCGGCGTCGACCGCGTCATCCTCGGCACCGCCGCCGTCGAGACCCCCGAGATCGTCGGCGAGATCAGCGCCGAGCACCCGGGCAGCGTGGTGGTGAGTCTCGACGCGAAGGACGGCGAGGTGGTCGTCGAGGGGTGGACGGAGGGCACGGGCCTCGACCCCGTCGAAGCGGCGGGTCGCTACGCCGACCTCGGCGCGGGCGCCATCCTGTTCACGAACGTCGACGTCGAGGGCCAGCAGACGGGCGTCCGGACCGAACCCGTCCGCGAACTCGCAGCGAGCGTCGACATTCCTATCATCGCCAGCGGCGGCGTCGCGGACGTCGAGGACGTCGTCGAACTCAGAGACGCGGGCGCCGCGGCTGTCGTCGTCGGTACCGCGCTGTACGAGGGGAACTTCACGCTCGAAGAAGCGCAGCAGGCAGTGGCGTGA
- a CDS encoding IMPACT family protein, with amino-acid sequence MTDAYRTLAGRGEADFEVQGSEFLGYASPAATVEEAEAFVADVEQRHPDATHNVPCYRVRVESGGPGGGHLLREYQSDDGEPTGSSGKPALNVLQQRDVENAVVVVTRYYGGTNLGVGGLARAYSRAVKEAVDDADVVEQRPQERFGVSVVYDDSGTVRGILESADCEFDADYGERASFDVTVARDDADALRERIQDAVSGRADVE; translated from the coding sequence GTGACCGACGCGTACCGAACACTCGCGGGCCGCGGCGAGGCCGACTTCGAAGTGCAGGGCTCGGAGTTCCTCGGGTACGCGTCCCCGGCGGCGACCGTCGAGGAGGCCGAGGCGTTCGTCGCCGACGTCGAACAGCGCCACCCGGACGCGACCCACAACGTCCCCTGCTACCGGGTGCGCGTGGAGTCGGGCGGCCCGGGAGGGGGCCACCTCCTGCGGGAGTACCAGTCCGACGACGGCGAGCCGACCGGCTCCTCGGGGAAACCCGCGCTGAACGTCCTCCAGCAGCGCGACGTCGAGAACGCCGTGGTGGTCGTCACCCGGTACTACGGCGGGACGAACCTCGGCGTGGGCGGCCTCGCTCGCGCCTACTCGCGAGCCGTCAAGGAGGCCGTCGACGACGCCGACGTCGTCGAGCAGCGCCCGCAGGAACGCTTCGGCGTCAGCGTAGTGTACGACGACTCTGGAACTGTTCGCGGCATCCTGGAGAGCGCGGACTGCGAGTTCGACGCCGACTACGGCGAGCGCGCGTCCTTCGACGTGACCGTCGCCCGCGACGACGCCGACGCGCTGCGCGAACGCATCCAGGACGCCGTCAGCGGGCGGGCGGACGTGGAGTAG
- the glmM gene encoding phosphoglucosamine mutase → MKVFGSSGTRGVANEELTPGFVQRVAKAAGSVWRADRVAVARDTRTTGRMLENAAASGLQSVGANVDRLGVVPTPAAQAYGEAEAVPVVMVTASHNPAEYNGVKLVGSDGVELAVADLERIERKFTTEQFDDASWDEVGGDVRVESAKRRYVDQLLDAVDRETIAAADLTVALDPGHGAGSLTSPEFYRKLGCSVVTVNGQPDGHFPGRDPEPVRENLSDLGRLVRATDADVGIAHDGDADRAIFYDERGEYVEGDATLAALAEAELGEGDTTVSAVNVSQRLVDVCDRTGADLDLTPIGSTQIMTRIQELQAEGESVPVAGEGNGGIIFPNYRLTRDGAYTGARFLELLADRPASEVVAPYDDYANVRINVHYEDDAQREALLDAAEQTALGADADRTTIDGYRLDYGDSWVLVRPSGTEPVVRIYAEAGSEERADELASEFATALRAAKAGL, encoded by the coding sequence ATGAAGGTGTTCGGGTCGAGTGGGACGCGGGGCGTGGCCAACGAGGAGCTGACACCCGGGTTCGTCCAGCGCGTCGCCAAAGCCGCGGGGTCGGTGTGGCGCGCCGACCGCGTCGCCGTCGCCCGCGACACGCGGACGACCGGCCGGATGCTCGAGAACGCCGCGGCCAGCGGGCTCCAGAGCGTCGGCGCGAACGTCGACCGACTCGGCGTCGTGCCGACGCCGGCCGCACAGGCGTATGGCGAGGCCGAGGCCGTCCCGGTCGTGATGGTGACCGCGAGTCACAACCCCGCGGAGTACAACGGCGTGAAACTCGTCGGTTCGGACGGCGTCGAACTCGCCGTGGCTGACCTCGAACGCATCGAGCGGAAGTTCACCACCGAGCAGTTCGACGACGCGTCCTGGGACGAGGTCGGCGGCGACGTGCGCGTCGAGTCGGCGAAGCGCCGGTACGTCGACCAGCTCCTCGACGCGGTGGACCGCGAGACCATCGCGGCCGCCGACCTGACCGTCGCGCTCGACCCCGGCCACGGCGCGGGCTCGCTCACCAGCCCCGAGTTCTATCGGAAGCTCGGCTGCTCCGTGGTCACCGTCAACGGCCAGCCCGACGGCCACTTCCCCGGCCGGGACCCCGAGCCGGTCCGCGAGAACCTCTCGGACCTCGGGCGCCTCGTCCGGGCGACCGACGCGGATGTCGGCATCGCCCACGACGGCGACGCCGACCGCGCCATCTTCTACGACGAACGCGGCGAGTACGTGGAGGGCGACGCGACGCTCGCCGCGCTCGCGGAGGCCGAACTCGGCGAGGGCGACACCACCGTCTCCGCGGTGAACGTGAGCCAGCGCCTCGTCGACGTCTGCGACCGCACCGGCGCGGACCTCGACCTGACGCCTATCGGCAGCACCCAGATCATGACCCGTATCCAGGAGCTCCAGGCCGAGGGCGAGTCCGTCCCCGTGGCGGGCGAGGGCAACGGCGGCATCATCTTCCCGAACTACCGCCTGACCCGCGACGGCGCGTACACCGGCGCGCGGTTCCTCGAACTGCTCGCCGACCGACCGGCCAGCGAGGTCGTCGCGCCGTACGACGACTACGCCAACGTCCGCATCAACGTCCACTACGAGGACGACGCCCAGCGCGAGGCGCTGCTCGACGCCGCCGAGCAGACCGCCCTGGGCGCCGACGCCGACCGCACCACCATCGACGGCTACCGCCTCGACTACGGCGACTCGTGGGTGCTCGTGCGGCCCTCGGGCACGGAGCCGGTGGTACGCATCTACGCGGAGGCTGGCAGCGAGGAGCGCGCCGACGAACTGGCCAGCGAGTTCGCGACCGCGCTCCGCGCCGCGAAAGCTGGCCTCTGA
- a CDS encoding DUF7118 family protein — MPDAQAAPDGLVADLRRARQSREDAAEAVADVRESRLKALRAALDELDRLFDQYEESATGTGDFQSYLAFQEDVVDYVEELDEDLPEYDVFESLLELFKKKRLSEADFAEARERLADARDLVGRLDHLADARDRYAKARKAVAERADEHATEVERLERLERLGAADLDAPVEELRDPIETYDEAVREAFRELRAEAPARNVLDFVATAASYSLVDFEPVPEDLAAFVADREAGAEPLSQLLEYADYSPSKLDHYVAQPRELKRVVGGNRTYLDRLSAEPLTVGWPPAPADELRYRLDELVSVVARIADEDVVAALHAVRARVRDDDYERLRTAAVAEHELTPAEKEEIAAGVEDDLEAAREAERELREALETY; from the coding sequence ATGCCAGACGCGCAGGCCGCACCCGACGGCCTCGTCGCCGACCTCCGTCGCGCGCGCCAGTCCCGCGAGGACGCCGCCGAGGCGGTCGCGGACGTCCGCGAGTCCCGCCTGAAGGCCCTCCGCGCGGCGCTCGACGAACTCGACCGCCTGTTCGACCAGTACGAGGAGTCGGCGACGGGCACCGGAGACTTCCAGTCCTACCTCGCCTTCCAGGAGGACGTCGTCGACTACGTCGAGGAACTGGACGAGGACCTCCCGGAGTACGACGTCTTCGAGTCACTCCTCGAACTGTTCAAGAAGAAGCGCCTCTCCGAGGCCGACTTCGCGGAGGCCCGGGAGCGACTCGCGGACGCCCGCGACCTCGTCGGCCGCCTCGACCACCTCGCGGACGCCCGGGACCGGTACGCGAAGGCCCGCAAGGCGGTCGCGGAGCGCGCCGACGAGCACGCCACGGAGGTCGAGCGACTCGAACGCCTCGAGCGACTCGGGGCGGCGGACCTCGACGCGCCGGTCGAGGAGCTCCGGGACCCGATCGAGACGTACGACGAGGCGGTCCGCGAGGCGTTCCGCGAACTCCGTGCCGAGGCGCCCGCTCGAAACGTCCTCGACTTCGTCGCGACGGCGGCCTCGTACTCGCTCGTCGACTTCGAGCCGGTGCCCGAGGACCTCGCCGCGTTCGTCGCGGACCGCGAGGCGGGCGCCGAACCGCTCTCGCAGTTGCTGGAGTACGCCGACTACTCGCCGTCGAAACTCGACCACTACGTCGCCCAGCCACGGGAACTGAAGCGCGTCGTCGGCGGCAACCGGACGTACCTCGACCGCCTCTCCGCGGAGCCGCTGACCGTCGGCTGGCCGCCCGCGCCCGCCGACGAACTCCGCTACCGCCTCGACGAACTCGTGTCGGTCGTCGCGCGGATCGCCGACGAGGACGTCGTCGCCGCGCTCCACGCGGTCCGCGCCCGGGTCCGCGACGACGACTACGAGCGCCTGCGGACCGCCGCGGTCGCCGAACACGAACTCACGCCAGCCGAGAAGGAGGAGATCGCCGCGGGCGTCGAGGACGACCTCGAAGCCGCACGCGAGGCCGAGCGGGAACTCCGCGAGGCCCTCGAGACGTACTGA
- a CDS encoding phosphoribosyltransferase codes for MFRDRADAGRQLVDLLDREDVEGDVVLAIPRGGLPVARPVADYLGARLDVVVASKIGAPDNPELAIGAATGDGSSWLNEDVIERLGVPSEYVDREREIENAREKVEKYRGGRGPPDLAEKRVVIVDDGIATGATVRACLQQVADMGAERVTLAVPVGSPSILEDLWVVADEVVAVESPPHFSAVGQFYEDFGQVSDEEAMTYLDDERSGDE; via the coding sequence GTGTTCAGAGACCGAGCGGACGCCGGCCGACAGCTCGTCGACCTCCTCGACCGGGAGGACGTGGAGGGCGACGTCGTCCTCGCGATTCCCCGCGGTGGCCTCCCCGTCGCACGCCCAGTTGCGGACTACCTCGGTGCGCGCCTTGACGTCGTCGTCGCGTCGAAGATCGGCGCCCCGGACAACCCGGAGCTGGCGATCGGCGCCGCCACCGGCGACGGCAGTAGCTGGCTGAACGAGGACGTTATCGAGCGACTGGGCGTCCCGTCGGAGTACGTCGACCGCGAGCGCGAGATCGAGAACGCCCGCGAGAAGGTCGAGAAGTACCGGGGCGGCCGGGGACCACCGGACCTCGCGGAGAAGCGAGTCGTCATCGTCGACGACGGGATCGCCACCGGCGCGACCGTCAGAGCCTGCCTCCAGCAGGTCGCCGACATGGGCGCAGAACGCGTGACGCTGGCTGTACCCGTCGGCTCGCCGTCCATCCTCGAGGACCTCTGGGTCGTCGCAGACGAGGTCGTGGCCGTCGAGAGCCCGCCCCACTTCAGTGCGGTCGGGCAGTTCTACGAGGACTTCGGACAGGTCTCCGACGAGGAGGCGATGACGTACCTCGACGACGAGCGGTCCGGCGACGAGTAA
- a CDS encoding DUF7344 domain-containing protein produces the protein MEQQRPHDPETKDELLTLLADYRRRTVLSYLRASPGDEASLRELSKRVRQQCPNDEDDVRVHLHHSALPRLDAAGVVDYDARENTVQYLGGEELEAIIDAVADC, from the coding sequence TTGGAACAACAACGCCCCCACGACCCCGAGACGAAAGACGAACTGCTCACACTCCTCGCCGACTACCGCCGGCGCACGGTGCTGTCCTACCTGCGGGCGTCGCCCGGCGACGAGGCGTCACTGCGGGAACTCTCGAAACGGGTCCGCCAGCAGTGCCCGAACGACGAGGACGACGTTCGAGTCCACCTCCACCACTCGGCGCTCCCGCGACTCGACGCGGCCGGCGTGGTCGACTACGACGCGCGGGAGAACACGGTCCAGTACCTGGGCGGCGAGGAACTCGAGGCGATAATCGACGCGGTCGCGGACTGTTAA
- a CDS encoding A24 family peptidase has translation MDASIPDLLRLLVVPALGWAAIRDWHTRRVTNDLWPPFVVLGAVLLLWEGLVALGTPNGFRWFAVQVAFSLLFIVPLAYAFWYVGGFGGADARALMVLAVLMPTYPHYEVAGHALPAVQTVLGVFSMTVLTNAVLIGLTYPVFLGARNALAGEFSYVMFVGRRLPVGRLTDTHGSLLEGESGFTRSGLDLDALRMYLRWRGVTLDELRADTALRDPDTLPAEANDPTDGAVATDGSGDPWGAAAFLEDIDSSAYGTTPAQLREGLDIVTEQDDVWVTPGVPFIVPLFVGLLVALTGGDVLQYALEATGFV, from the coding sequence GTGGACGCCTCGATACCCGACCTGCTGCGGCTACTCGTCGTGCCCGCACTCGGCTGGGCGGCGATTCGCGACTGGCACACGCGCCGCGTCACGAACGACCTCTGGCCCCCGTTCGTCGTGCTCGGCGCCGTGCTCCTGCTCTGGGAGGGCCTGGTGGCGCTCGGCACGCCCAACGGCTTCCGGTGGTTCGCGGTCCAGGTCGCGTTCAGCCTGCTGTTCATCGTCCCGCTGGCGTACGCGTTCTGGTACGTCGGCGGGTTCGGTGGCGCCGACGCTCGCGCGCTCATGGTGCTGGCCGTCCTCATGCCGACCTACCCACACTACGAGGTGGCGGGCCACGCACTCCCGGCCGTCCAGACGGTGCTCGGCGTGTTCTCGATGACAGTGCTCACGAACGCGGTGCTCATCGGGCTGACGTACCCGGTGTTCCTCGGTGCTCGGAACGCGCTCGCCGGCGAGTTCTCCTACGTGATGTTCGTCGGTCGCCGCCTCCCCGTCGGGCGACTGACCGACACCCACGGCAGTCTCCTCGAGGGCGAGTCCGGGTTCACCCGCTCGGGCCTCGACCTCGACGCCCTCCGGATGTACCTCCGGTGGCGCGGCGTCACCCTCGACGAGCTCCGCGCGGACACCGCGCTCCGTGACCCCGACACGCTCCCCGCGGAGGCCAACGACCCGACGGACGGCGCCGTTGCGACGGACGGCAGCGGCGACCCCTGGGGTGCGGCGGCCTTCCTCGAGGACATCGACAGTAGCGCGTACGGCACCACGCCCGCCCAGCTCCGCGAGGGCCTCGACATCGTCACCGAGCAGGACGACGTCTGGGTCACCCCGGGTGTGCCGTTCATCGTGCCGCTGTTCGTCGGCCTGCTGGTCGCGCTGACGGGCGGCGACGTCCTCCAGTACGCGCTGGAGGCGACCGGCTTCGTCTGA
- a CDS encoding GNAT family N-acetyltransferase, translated as MATTRELTDEADRRDAVPLLRQLWTDRDPEDVLGWTGDDEYRLFGRYVDDELVAVAGVQVQSLLHHRRGAWLLDLVVDDPRRGEGHGAEMLAFVESWAGERDCEYVALASPLGKDGVHEFYDDQNYEQWGYVVETDL; from the coding sequence ATGGCGACGACGCGCGAACTAACCGACGAGGCCGACCGCCGCGACGCCGTCCCGCTCCTCCGCCAGCTGTGGACCGACCGCGACCCCGAGGACGTCCTCGGGTGGACCGGCGACGACGAGTACCGACTGTTCGGCCGCTACGTCGACGACGAACTCGTGGCCGTCGCGGGCGTGCAGGTGCAGTCCCTGCTCCACCACCGCCGGGGCGCGTGGCTACTCGACCTCGTGGTGGACGACCCCCGACGCGGCGAGGGCCACGGCGCCGAAATGCTCGCGTTCGTGGAGTCGTGGGCCGGCGAGCGTGACTGCGAGTACGTCGCGCTCGCGTCGCCACTCGGCAAGGACGGAGTGCACGAGTTCTACGACGACCAGAACTACGAGCAGTGGGGGTACGTCGTCGAGACGGACCTCTGA
- the hisB gene encoding imidazoleglycerol-phosphate dehydratase HisB has product MTDRTAAVTRETAETDIEVTLDVDGDGDSTVETGIGFFDHMLTSFAKHGLFDLTVRCDGDLEIDDHHTVEDVGIAVGQAFDEALGDKRGIERFADRRVPLDEAVASVVVDVSGRPLYEFDGEFSQARVGEFTSVMARHFFRSLSTHAGLTLHCGVDGENAHHEIEALFKGAARALDDATRIDGRRSDTPSTKGEL; this is encoded by the coding sequence ATGACCGACCGAACGGCGGCCGTGACGCGGGAGACGGCCGAGACGGACATCGAGGTGACCCTCGACGTGGACGGCGACGGCGACAGCACGGTGGAGACGGGAATCGGCTTCTTCGACCACATGCTGACGTCGTTCGCGAAACACGGCCTCTTCGACCTGACCGTGCGCTGTGACGGCGACCTCGAGATCGACGACCACCACACCGTCGAGGACGTCGGCATCGCCGTCGGGCAGGCGTTCGACGAGGCGCTCGGGGACAAGCGCGGCATCGAGCGGTTCGCGGACCGCCGCGTGCCGCTGGACGAAGCGGTGGCGAGCGTCGTCGTCGACGTCTCCGGGCGGCCGCTGTACGAGTTCGACGGCGAGTTCAGCCAGGCGCGCGTCGGCGAGTTCACGAGCGTGATGGCGCGGCACTTCTTCCGGTCGCTGTCGACGCACGCGGGCCTCACGCTCCACTGCGGGGTCGACGGCGAGAACGCACACCACGAGATAGAGGCGCTGTTCAAGGGCGCGGCGCGCGCACTCGACGACGCTACCCGGATCGACGGCCGGCGCTCGGACACGCCCTCGACGAAGGGCGAACTCTAG
- the fer gene encoding ferredoxin Fer, producing the protein MPTVEYLNYETLDDQGWDMDDDDLFEKAADAGLDDEDYGSLDVAEGEYILEAAEAQGYDWPFSCRAGACANCAAIVFDGEIDMDMQQILSDEEVEEKNVRLTCIGSAQTDEVKIVYNAKHLDYLQNRVI; encoded by the coding sequence ATGCCGACGGTTGAATACCTGAACTACGAGACGCTGGACGACCAGGGCTGGGACATGGACGACGACGACCTCTTCGAGAAGGCTGCCGACGCGGGCCTCGACGACGAGGACTACGGCTCCCTCGACGTCGCAGAGGGCGAGTACATCCTCGAGGCCGCCGAGGCGCAGGGCTACGACTGGCCCTTCTCGTGCCGCGCCGGCGCGTGTGCGAACTGCGCGGCCATCGTCTTCGACGGCGAGATCGACATGGACATGCAGCAGATCCTCTCCGACGAGGAGGTCGAGGAGAAGAACGTCCGCCTCACCTGCATCGGCTCGGCGCAGACCGACGAGGTCAAGATCGTCTACAACGCCAAGCACCTCGATTACCTCCAGAACCGCGTCATCTGA
- a CDS encoding amino acid-binding protein, with translation MFEDIMQKFEGSPGQQAVIRLLLERGFSVNDDGRVVSGDIEIPYTQVAQEAGVDRRVVDSTTEAILADDELRRIFQNISQIPSLMDLAPVLDLHVVTVEVADADEPGIVAQVTGLLAERDISIRQTISEDPEFTDEPRLYLVTDAALPGDVVTELMALPFVRSVELS, from the coding sequence ATGTTCGAGGACATCATGCAGAAGTTCGAGGGGAGCCCCGGCCAGCAGGCCGTCATCCGCCTCCTCCTCGAGCGCGGGTTCTCCGTGAACGACGACGGCCGGGTAGTCTCCGGCGACATCGAGATTCCGTACACGCAGGTCGCCCAGGAGGCGGGCGTCGACCGCCGCGTCGTCGACTCCACGACGGAGGCCATCCTGGCCGACGACGAACTCCGGCGCATCTTCCAGAACATCAGCCAGATCCCGAGCCTGATGGACCTCGCGCCCGTCCTCGACCTCCACGTCGTCACCGTCGAGGTCGCCGACGCCGACGAACCCGGCATCGTCGCGCAGGTCACCGGGTTGCTCGCCGAGCGCGACATCAGTATCCGGCAGACCATCAGCGAGGACCCCGAGTTCACGGACGAACCGCGGCTCTACCTCGTGACCGACGCGGCGCTCCCGGGCGACGTGGTGACCGAACTGATGGCACTGCCGTTCGTGCGGTCTGTCGAACTCTCCTGA
- a CDS encoding HVO_0234 family beta-propeller protein: MATVRELRVYVAQSDTVEAYVAADLGVVVARVSGDKVGEFSLVEQCAARDVATTARGVAAATDEDVLVGDADGLEATGFGPAVAVSSYDDGVLAAGEDGRVARYDGDWSTIGSVDADVRALDADLLAAADGVHRLTDDGIAPAGLDDVRDVAAAGVPHAATPSGLYYLGNGWMDAEAGDFRVVASDPVTASAGELGRAHAATADTLYAHDDGDWDAVSLPVEEPVADVAYAAEAPIVLTQPGTLAVDAGEGFRHRSLGLRGARALAVVAEGNA, encoded by the coding sequence ATGGCGACTGTCCGAGAGTTACGCGTCTACGTTGCCCAGTCCGACACCGTCGAGGCGTACGTCGCCGCCGACCTCGGCGTCGTCGTCGCTCGCGTCTCCGGTGACAAGGTCGGCGAGTTCAGCCTCGTCGAGCAGTGTGCGGCCCGCGACGTGGCGACGACTGCCCGCGGCGTCGCCGCCGCCACCGACGAGGACGTGCTGGTCGGCGACGCGGACGGCCTCGAGGCGACCGGCTTCGGCCCGGCGGTCGCGGTTTCGAGCTACGACGACGGCGTGCTCGCCGCCGGCGAGGACGGCCGCGTCGCCCGCTACGACGGCGACTGGTCGACCATCGGGAGCGTGGACGCGGACGTGCGCGCACTCGACGCCGACCTCCTCGCGGCCGCGGACGGCGTCCACCGCCTCACCGACGACGGCATCGCGCCCGCTGGCCTCGACGACGTGCGGGACGTCGCCGCCGCGGGCGTCCCGCACGCCGCGACACCGAGCGGCCTCTACTACCTCGGGAACGGCTGGATGGACGCCGAAGCGGGGGACTTCCGGGTCGTCGCGAGCGACCCCGTGACCGCGAGCGCGGGCGAACTCGGCCGCGCCCACGCCGCCACTGCCGACACGCTCTACGCCCACGACGACGGCGACTGGGACGCAGTCTCTCTCCCGGTCGAGGAGCCGGTCGCGGACGTCGCGTACGCCGCCGAGGCGCCCATCGTCCTCACGCAACCGGGGACGCTCGCGGTCGACGCCGGCGAGGGCTTCCGCCACCGCAGCCTCGGACTCCGGGGCGCCCGCGCGCTCGCCGTCGTCGCCGAGGGAAACGCGTAA
- the prs gene encoding ribose-phosphate diphosphokinase, translating into MILSGSSTQQLAAALAAELGVDLGRVEYETFPDGERIVRVPPVEDRAIVVASTDSSDAHVELLQLQDAAREAGASEVVTVLPYMGYARQDEAFEAGQPVSARAVARAISTGADRVLTVNPHEAGVLDFFDVPAEAVDAAPRLADPLPDDLVDPVFLAPDAGATDLAASVRDGYGRGDTDHFEKVRHSGSDVTVTPSDIDVSDRDVVVTDDIVATGSTMSEAIAALDDPNRVYVACVHPLLAGNARLKLANAGAEAVYGTDTLERAVSRVSAAPAVADALE; encoded by the coding sequence ATGATACTGAGCGGGTCCTCGACCCAGCAACTCGCGGCCGCGCTCGCCGCGGAACTCGGCGTGGACCTCGGCCGCGTCGAGTACGAGACGTTCCCCGACGGCGAGCGCATCGTCCGCGTACCGCCCGTCGAGGACCGGGCGATCGTCGTCGCGTCGACGGACTCGAGCGATGCGCACGTGGAACTGCTCCAGTTGCAGGACGCCGCCCGCGAGGCCGGCGCCAGCGAGGTCGTCACCGTCCTCCCGTACATGGGCTACGCCCGACAGGACGAGGCGTTCGAGGCCGGGCAGCCGGTGTCCGCCCGCGCCGTCGCGCGCGCCATCTCGACGGGCGCGGACCGCGTGCTCACCGTCAACCCCCACGAGGCGGGTGTCCTCGACTTCTTCGACGTCCCGGCCGAAGCGGTCGACGCCGCACCACGCCTCGCCGACCCGCTCCCCGACGACCTCGTCGACCCTGTCTTCCTCGCCCCGGACGCCGGCGCGACCGACCTCGCGGCGTCGGTCCGAGACGGCTACGGCCGCGGCGACACGGACCACTTCGAGAAGGTCCGCCACTCCGGCAGCGACGTCACGGTCACGCCTAGCGACATCGACGTCTCCGACCGCGACGTGGTCGTCACCGACGACATCGTCGCCACCGGCTCCACGATGAGCGAGGCCATCGCCGCGCTCGACGACCCGAACCGCGTCTACGTCGCCTGCGTCCACCCGTTGCTCGCCGGCAACGCACGACTCAAACTCGCGAACGCCGGCGCGGAGGCCGTCTACGGGACGGACACGCTCGAACGCGCCGTCTCGAGAGTGAGCGCAGCGCCCGCCGTCGCCGACGCGCTGGAGTAG